A window of the Butyricimonas faecalis genome harbors these coding sequences:
- a CDS encoding GTP pyrophosphokinase — protein sequence MSAGNKVLRDIVTDLEAVLNKCGVMYHVFYRTKSEMSIKNKLEKKSEEYRKANKKMQDLLALRITLYFTDDVELVHNYLKSQSNFDSESVDEAEVDKFCPKRLNLIMRVPNNLQQDMKAAIKETGYEDLIDNTYEVQIRTILSEGWHEVEHDLRYKCKEEWNEFKEESRLLNGIYATLESSEWSMLTLFDRLSYSQYKNKVWNSMLRNKMRVRFADKGLSEELCKYLSNNNKTAKLLYRANRTKILKLVMEKGFAYPLTYDTVLHLINHIIVKDKILANFEDKVLKRDMDIMFGEL from the coding sequence ATGAGTGCAGGAAATAAAGTTTTGAGGGATATAGTTACAGATTTGGAGGCTGTCTTGAACAAATGTGGCGTAATGTACCATGTGTTTTATCGTACTAAGTCAGAAATGTCTATTAAAAATAAACTTGAGAAAAAATCTGAAGAATATCGTAAAGCCAACAAGAAGATGCAAGATTTATTGGCTCTTCGTATTACTTTGTATTTTACGGATGATGTAGAACTTGTTCACAACTATCTAAAAAGTCAGTCCAATTTTGACAGTGAATCTGTTGATGAAGCCGAAGTTGATAAATTCTGTCCCAAAAGACTAAATTTAATTATGCGTGTTCCAAATAATCTTCAGCAAGATATGAAAGCGGCAATAAAAGAAACTGGTTATGAAGATTTAATTGATAACACTTATGAAGTTCAAATCAGAACTATTTTATCGGAAGGTTGGCACGAAGTTGAACATGATTTACGTTATAAATGCAAAGAAGAGTGGAATGAATTTAAAGAGGAATCCAGACTTCTGAACGGAATTTATGCTACCTTGGAAAGTAGTGAATGGTCAATGCTTACATTATTTGACAGACTTTCATATTCCCAGTATAAAAATAAAGTTTGGAATAGTATGTTACGCAATAAGATGAGAGTTCGTTTTGCTGATAAAGGTTTGTCAGAAGAACTTTGTAAATATTTGTCAAACAATAATAAAACTGCAAAATTATTGTATCGTGCAAATAGAACCAAAATATTGAAATTAGTAATGGAAAAAGGCTTTGCATACCCTCTCACTTATGATACTGTGTTACATCTTATCAATCATATTATTGTAAAAGATAAAATATTAGCGAATTTTGAAGATAAAGTTTTGAAACGAGATATGGATATAATGTTTGGTGAATTATAG